A section of the Mycolicibacterium anyangense genome encodes:
- a CDS encoding mycofactocin-coupled SDR family oxidoreductase — MGLLDGKVAFVTGVARGQGRSHAIRLAREGAKVIGIDIAGPVSEYNGYRPAAAADLKETDGLLRAEGAVFVLATADVRDSAAMDDVLSSAVAEFGGRLDVVVANAGISNWNRFWEMPDDQWLEMIDINLTGVWRTLKTAVPHMIAAGNGGSIITVSSVAGIKSLPAQAHYSAAKHGVVGLTKAAAAELGEYGIRVNSIHPWGVMTTMVEDPKMAEALSAHPGYGAWYASILHSVPIADPDDISNGVVWLASDLARSVTGTQFTMDMGATKV; from the coding sequence ATGGGATTGTTGGACGGCAAGGTCGCTTTCGTCACCGGAGTCGCACGTGGACAGGGCCGCAGTCACGCGATCCGGCTGGCCCGCGAAGGCGCCAAGGTGATCGGGATCGACATCGCAGGGCCGGTTAGTGAATACAACGGATATCGCCCTGCCGCGGCGGCGGACCTGAAGGAGACAGATGGGCTGCTGCGTGCGGAGGGAGCCGTGTTCGTCCTCGCGACTGCGGATGTGCGGGATTCGGCTGCGATGGACGATGTCTTGTCCAGTGCGGTCGCTGAGTTCGGCGGACGGCTGGACGTCGTGGTTGCGAACGCCGGCATCAGCAACTGGAACCGATTCTGGGAGATGCCCGACGATCAGTGGCTAGAGATGATCGACATCAATCTGACCGGAGTTTGGCGAACTCTGAAGACGGCTGTACCGCACATGATTGCGGCTGGCAACGGCGGCTCCATCATTACTGTCAGTTCGGTCGCCGGTATCAAATCACTTCCAGCTCAGGCCCATTACAGCGCTGCTAAGCATGGCGTCGTCGGGCTCACGAAGGCAGCTGCCGCGGAGCTCGGCGAGTACGGCATCCGGGTGAACTCGATCCATCCGTGGGGAGTGATGACGACCATGGTCGAGGACCCCAAAATGGCGGAGGCGCTCAGTGCTCACCCCGGCTACGGCGCCTGGTACGCCAGCATCCTGCATTCGGTGCCGATAGCTGACCCGGACGATATCTCCAACGGCGTGGTGTGGTTGGCATCGGATTTGGCCCGGTCCGTCACTGGTACGCAGTTCACGATGGACATGGGAGCTACCAAGGTGTGA
- a CDS encoding CAP domain-containing protein, protein MLVSLAALGVSPAARADNKRLNDSVVANVYTVQHQHGCSNNVTSDPQLRLAAQWHSDDLLANHALDGDIGSDGSTVQDRARAAGYLGVVSETVAINPALAINGIDVLRQWFSRPDYLATMSTCANTQIGVWSENSLDRSVVVAVYGQPRTS, encoded by the coding sequence ATGCTGGTGTCGCTTGCGGCACTGGGGGTCTCACCCGCTGCGCGGGCCGACAACAAGCGGCTGAATGACTCTGTCGTGGCGAACGTATACACAGTGCAGCATCAACACGGATGTTCGAACAATGTGACGAGTGATCCACAGCTGCGGCTGGCGGCCCAGTGGCACAGCGACGACCTCCTGGCAAATCACGCGCTGGACGGTGACATCGGCTCCGACGGCTCGACAGTGCAGGACCGCGCCCGCGCCGCCGGCTATCTGGGTGTTGTCAGCGAGACGGTGGCGATCAATCCGGCGCTGGCGATCAACGGGATTGACGTCCTGAGACAGTGGTTCTCTCGGCCTGACTATCTCGCGACCATGTCCACCTGTGCCAATACTCAGATCGGGGTGTGGTCAGAGAACAGCCTGGACCGCTCGGTGGTTGTGGCCGTGTACGGCCAGCCTCGCACATCCTGA
- a CDS encoding MCE family protein — MRLRSVVALLVVTSALMTGCEWRGVNSLKLPGTAGGGPGSYSIQVQLPDAVNIEPNSRVRVNDVTVGNVTRVQLQDRHALLTIRLSGDVDLPANAVASLGQTSLLGSLHVELSAPKGVAPEGRLHEGSLIPLSSAKASPTTEQTLSAMSLLLNGGGLGNIQDITQSLSTAMTGREQDARQLLAQMNEFVGYLNDQTDDIIKATTSLNNVSGQFAAAKPVLEKALQTAPGALETLKQQREHLTDAVTRLGQLSALSADQLDRSKDNLVNELRQLAPVLESFGNAGKAFPHSLSTLATFPWPVETLEKWVRGDYANLTATIDLTLSRIDADFFTGTRWEGKLTELEMQWGRTIGQLPSPYTAGNPLVAPYNWNQGR, encoded by the coding sequence ATGAGACTGCGCAGCGTTGTTGCATTGCTTGTGGTCACGTCGGCCCTCATGACGGGCTGTGAGTGGCGTGGGGTGAACTCGCTCAAGTTGCCGGGTACGGCGGGCGGTGGTCCGGGGTCCTACAGCATTCAGGTGCAGCTACCGGACGCGGTGAATATCGAGCCTAATTCTCGGGTTCGCGTGAACGATGTGACGGTCGGCAATGTGACCAGGGTGCAGTTGCAGGACCGGCACGCACTGCTCACCATTCGGCTCTCAGGAGACGTGGATCTTCCGGCGAACGCCGTCGCGAGTCTGGGTCAGACCAGCCTGCTGGGCTCACTTCACGTCGAGCTGTCCGCGCCCAAGGGGGTCGCGCCCGAAGGGCGACTTCACGAGGGGTCGCTGATTCCGTTGTCCTCGGCAAAGGCCTCACCCACGACAGAACAGACGCTGTCTGCGATGTCGTTGTTGCTCAACGGAGGTGGCCTGGGCAATATTCAGGACATCACGCAGTCGCTGAGTACCGCGATGACCGGTCGGGAACAGGACGCACGGCAGTTGCTCGCACAGATGAATGAGTTTGTCGGGTACCTCAACGACCAGACCGACGACATCATCAAGGCAACTACGAGTCTGAACAACGTCTCCGGCCAGTTCGCTGCTGCCAAGCCAGTCTTGGAGAAGGCGCTGCAGACTGCACCCGGTGCATTGGAAACCCTCAAACAGCAACGCGAGCACCTCACGGATGCGGTCACCCGACTCGGGCAGCTCAGCGCATTGAGCGCCGATCAACTGGACCGAAGCAAGGACAACCTGGTCAACGAGCTTCGACAGCTCGCACCGGTGCTCGAGTCATTTGGCAATGCGGGCAAGGCTTTCCCGCACTCACTGAGCACGCTTGCCACATTTCCGTGGCCGGTCGAGACGCTCGAGAAGTGGGTCCGTGGTGACTATGCGAACCTGACTGCCACCATCGACCTGACCCTGAGCCGCATTGATGCGGACTTCTTCACCGGCACACGGTGGGAGGGCAAGTTGACGGAGCTCGAGATGCAGTGGGGCCGAACCATCGGTCAGTTGCCGAGTCCGTATACCGCGGGCAATCCGCTGGTCGCTCCCTACAACTGGAATCAGGGGCGGTGA
- a CDS encoding cytochrome P450, with the protein MTSGELMDTAKEPFDFRLSEYARVTDALTHPQPYLAEKVATTRFERIEEGVVYLYRHEDIIKVNRDPRILGVGGRGSAFGAPSPLIPLEIDGADHVKWRKLMDPLFAPKQVAKLEDSIRALTAELVDQFAAQDVVEMYTQFCVPLPCLTFLRLFGAPAEDLPFFLSYTENMLRPAGDTAEEKKEAMVGAAGQLIAYFHDLLAKRRAESPKDDVLGTLMAVEIDGAPVSDEELLNVIMLLMFAGLDTVTSSVSLMIDWLARNPEQRQRVVSDPSLLRGFVEEMLRYESPVPIGTRYPTEDVDLGDGLVLKAGEAVVASWATANLDPAVHTDPLTVNIDRPRHMHIAFASGTHRCLGSNLARMELRVALEELHKRMPNYSIAPDDEVRYANVPVRAAEYLPLVIH; encoded by the coding sequence ATGACGAGTGGCGAGCTGATGGACACCGCGAAAGAGCCTTTCGATTTCCGCTTGTCCGAGTACGCGCGGGTGACCGATGCGTTGACCCATCCCCAGCCGTACTTGGCAGAGAAGGTGGCGACCACCCGGTTCGAGCGAATCGAAGAGGGAGTGGTGTACCTCTACCGTCACGAGGACATCATCAAGGTCAACCGTGACCCCCGGATTCTCGGAGTCGGCGGGCGGGGCAGCGCATTCGGAGCGCCCTCCCCGCTGATCCCACTCGAGATCGACGGCGCTGACCACGTGAAGTGGCGCAAGTTGATGGATCCGCTTTTCGCCCCCAAGCAGGTGGCCAAGCTCGAAGACTCGATCCGCGCGCTCACAGCCGAACTCGTCGACCAGTTCGCAGCCCAGGACGTCGTCGAAATGTACACACAGTTCTGCGTGCCGTTGCCGTGCCTCACGTTCCTGCGGCTTTTTGGTGCACCGGCTGAAGATCTGCCCTTCTTCCTGTCCTACACCGAGAACATGCTCCGTCCTGCCGGCGACACCGCCGAGGAAAAGAAAGAGGCCATGGTCGGTGCGGCCGGGCAACTCATCGCCTATTTCCACGACCTCCTTGCCAAGCGGCGGGCAGAGTCGCCGAAGGATGACGTTCTCGGCACCTTGATGGCGGTCGAGATCGACGGGGCTCCGGTCAGCGACGAAGAACTGCTCAACGTCATCATGTTGTTGATGTTCGCCGGACTGGACACCGTCACATCTTCTGTGTCGCTGATGATCGACTGGCTCGCCCGCAACCCGGAACAGCGCCAGCGCGTCGTCAGCGACCCCTCGCTGCTGCGCGGCTTCGTCGAAGAGATGCTCCGCTACGAGAGCCCCGTTCCCATCGGAACCCGTTATCCCACAGAGGATGTCGACCTTGGCGACGGACTTGTACTCAAGGCCGGCGAGGCCGTCGTTGCTTCGTGGGCGACGGCGAATCTCGATCCGGCAGTCCACACCGACCCGTTGACGGTGAACATCGACAGACCTCGCCACATGCATATCGCGTTCGCGAGCGGCACCCACCGCTGCCTCGGTTCGAACCTCGCCCGCATGGAGCTACGGGTGGCTCTCGAGGAGCTCCACAAGAGAATGCCCAACTACAGCATCGCCCCCGATGACGAGGTTCGCTACGCCAACGTGCCCGTTCGGGCTGCCGAGTACCTTCCGCTGGTTATCCACTGA
- a CDS encoding MCE family protein codes for MKEDLRGTLWRVAAFLLLCFLGIFAIVAVFGQIRFDSHKTYNALFANVSGLREGDFVRIAGIEVGKVKTIQVQRDSTVMVQFGVDSSVVLTDGDRAVVRYQDLVGNRYLAIDAGPGGLKRLNPGSTIPLDRTEPALDVNALIGGFRPLFKALNPDQVNALSGQLIQVLQGQGDVIDAFLTQTASLTSTLADRDQLIGQVIDNLNTVLGTLSSQSKQMDSAVDSIAQLVQKLADRKQEVSNGLAYINSAAGSLADLLTQAREPLNNTIVQLDRASGAVASERDYLDGILKALPEKYQLLARQGLYGDFFSFYLCDMVLKVNGKGGQPVYVKIASQTTGRCTPQ; via the coding sequence ATGAAGGAAGACCTTCGGGGCACACTGTGGCGAGTCGCCGCGTTCCTGCTCCTGTGTTTCCTCGGCATCTTCGCCATCGTCGCGGTGTTCGGACAGATCAGGTTCGATTCGCACAAGACCTACAACGCCCTGTTCGCCAACGTGAGTGGGCTGCGCGAAGGTGACTTCGTGCGCATCGCGGGCATCGAGGTCGGCAAGGTCAAAACTATTCAGGTGCAGAGGGACTCAACTGTCATGGTCCAGTTCGGAGTGGACTCCTCAGTTGTCCTCACCGATGGTGACCGTGCGGTGGTTCGGTACCAGGACTTGGTCGGTAACCGGTACCTGGCCATCGACGCGGGTCCTGGCGGTCTGAAGAGGCTCAATCCTGGGTCAACCATCCCCTTGGACCGCACCGAGCCGGCACTGGACGTCAACGCGTTGATCGGCGGCTTCCGGCCTCTGTTCAAAGCACTGAACCCCGACCAGGTGAATGCGTTGAGCGGCCAGTTGATTCAGGTGCTACAAGGCCAAGGTGACGTCATTGACGCCTTTCTGACTCAAACTGCCTCTTTGACAAGCACTTTGGCCGACCGTGATCAGCTTATCGGGCAGGTGATCGACAACTTGAACACCGTGCTCGGCACGTTGAGCAGCCAGAGCAAGCAGATGGACTCTGCCGTAGATTCCATCGCCCAACTGGTTCAGAAGCTGGCCGATCGCAAGCAGGAGGTGAGCAATGGACTGGCCTACATCAACTCGGCCGCCGGGTCCCTGGCAGACCTGTTGACCCAGGCTCGTGAGCCGTTGAACAACACGATTGTGCAACTAGACAGGGCCAGCGGAGCCGTCGCATCCGAACGCGACTACCTGGACGGAATCCTCAAAGCGTTGCCGGAGAAGTATCAATTGCTGGCGCGCCAGGGCCTTTACGGCGATTTCTTCAGCTTCTACCTCTGCGACATGGTCCTCAAGGTCAACGGTAAAGGTGGACAACCGGTTTACGTGAAGATCGCCAGTCAGACCACGGGACGGTGCACGCCGCAATGA
- a CDS encoding MCE family protein: MHPRKGEYRIAPGWWALGLVVAIVAGIATSWAIYNRDFTTYAPITVTAERSGLSMEPGNPVKMRGVQIGQVKAVTGGDKPVSLALDIDPAELKYIPANVQAQITASTAFGPKYVELLYPSNPSAARLAAGAVVRSNNVATEVNTVFENLVDVLHHVDPAKLNAVLSTFAEGLRGKGPAIGQAISDGNEVLAALNVRNGTIRQDFRSLADASDTYANAAPDLIRTLQAVTTTSATITAHAGDLDRLLLSAAGFAQSGVDLLGQTTETLPGAINILEPTTSLLLKYNPEYTCLLVGSQVYLQDAYVVGGGLNGHSIMADAGLLPGKDPYVYPDNLPIVAAKGGPGGKPGCGSLPDVSKNFPVRQLVTNTGWGTGMDIRPNPGLGHPCFGNYFPVTRAVPQPDTYRCVGPPSPGLVTPPTGPLPFAAPAPADPAGPPPPGPAGPPPPGPAVP; this comes from the coding sequence ATGCATCCCCGCAAAGGTGAGTACCGAATCGCACCAGGCTGGTGGGCCCTCGGTCTGGTCGTCGCTATCGTCGCGGGAATCGCGACGTCGTGGGCCATCTACAACCGAGACTTCACGACATACGCGCCGATAACCGTCACCGCTGAGCGGTCCGGGCTGTCGATGGAACCGGGAAACCCGGTGAAGATGCGCGGAGTGCAGATCGGCCAGGTGAAGGCTGTGACCGGCGGCGACAAGCCGGTTAGCCTTGCCCTCGACATCGACCCCGCCGAGCTGAAATACATTCCGGCCAACGTCCAGGCTCAGATCACCGCCAGTACGGCGTTCGGGCCGAAGTACGTCGAGTTGCTCTATCCGAGCAATCCGAGCGCGGCGCGGTTGGCCGCCGGCGCAGTCGTGCGGTCCAACAATGTCGCAACAGAGGTCAACACCGTGTTCGAGAACCTGGTCGACGTGTTGCACCACGTGGATCCCGCCAAGCTGAATGCAGTGCTGAGCACTTTCGCAGAAGGCCTCCGTGGGAAGGGCCCGGCGATCGGACAGGCGATCAGCGATGGTAACGAAGTCTTGGCCGCGCTGAACGTGCGCAATGGGACGATCCGACAGGACTTCCGGTCCCTCGCCGACGCCAGCGACACATATGCGAATGCGGCGCCCGATCTCATCAGGACCCTGCAAGCTGTGACGACGACGAGCGCCACGATCACCGCACATGCTGGTGATCTCGATCGATTGCTGCTCAGCGCCGCTGGATTCGCGCAATCAGGCGTCGACTTGCTTGGACAGACCACCGAGACACTGCCTGGGGCCATCAACATCTTGGAGCCCACCACCTCCTTGCTGCTGAAGTACAACCCGGAGTACACCTGCCTGTTGGTGGGCAGCCAGGTCTACCTGCAAGATGCCTACGTTGTCGGTGGTGGGCTCAATGGCCACTCGATCATGGCGGATGCCGGCCTGTTGCCCGGCAAGGATCCCTACGTCTACCCGGACAACCTGCCGATCGTCGCTGCCAAGGGTGGCCCCGGCGGTAAGCCCGGCTGTGGATCGCTACCGGATGTGTCGAAGAACTTCCCGGTACGACAACTGGTCACGAACACCGGTTGGGGGACAGGCATGGATATCCGGCCGAACCCGGGCCTCGGCCATCCCTGCTTCGGAAACTACTTCCCAGTCACCAGGGCGGTGCCCCAGCCGGACACCTATCGCTGTGTCGGTCCGCCGTCACCGGGCCTCGTCACACCGCCGACCGGCCCGCTGCCGTTCGCGGCGCCTGCACCCGCCGACCCTGCCGGGCCGCCTCCGCCCGGACCGGCGGGGCCACCCCCACCCGGCCCGGCGGTGCCATGA
- a CDS encoding MCE family protein — protein MKLTRTTARMALSAVLAATLAVGGFMAWRVLGSGDQTVVVAYFDNSNGIYVGDDVLIAGVRVGKIDKIEPQPLDAKITFSLDNKYRVPADVNAVILTPALVSARAIQLTPTYSSGPVLSSGAVIPRERTAVPMEWDDLRKQLEKLTAALQPTEPGGVSTLGSFINTAADNVRGQGANIREALIQASQVFSALGDHKDDIFASVKNLSTLVAALNTTNDVIRQLNDNFAAVTGVFDNDPNEVAGAVKDLNDVVVKAQRFVADNREAVGAAADKLAPVTQALIESIDDIKQLLHVAPNSLANFTSIYEPAGGALTGALAVNNFSNPIQFLCGAIQAASRLGSEQAAKLCVQYLAPIVKNRQFNFPPFGANPFVGAQARPNEVTFSEDWLRPLTEAGRVRDFYEGTPQPAAAPDVPSPTPMPGAAEASTPTAGEPAQTDPNSGLAGMMLPAGGGS, from the coding sequence ATGAAACTGACGAGAACTACTGCCAGGATGGCTCTTTCCGCTGTTCTCGCGGCCACGCTCGCTGTTGGCGGGTTCATGGCCTGGCGGGTGCTGGGGTCCGGCGACCAGACTGTCGTGGTCGCATACTTCGACAACAGCAACGGGATCTACGTCGGTGACGATGTGCTCATCGCAGGAGTGCGAGTGGGAAAGATCGACAAGATCGAACCGCAACCGCTGGATGCCAAGATCACCTTCTCACTCGACAACAAGTACAGAGTTCCCGCTGACGTCAATGCCGTGATCTTGACTCCGGCCCTGGTATCGGCCCGAGCCATTCAGCTGACGCCCACCTACAGCAGCGGGCCTGTGCTGAGTAGCGGCGCGGTGATACCCCGAGAGCGCACGGCGGTACCGATGGAATGGGACGACTTGCGCAAGCAACTGGAGAAGCTGACAGCAGCTCTGCAGCCCACTGAGCCCGGTGGGGTGAGCACCTTGGGCAGCTTCATCAATACCGCGGCCGATAACGTGCGTGGTCAGGGCGCCAATATCCGCGAGGCATTGATTCAGGCCTCCCAGGTGTTTTCGGCCCTCGGAGATCACAAAGACGACATCTTTGCTTCGGTGAAGAACCTTTCCACCTTGGTCGCTGCGCTGAATACTACCAACGACGTCATACGGCAACTCAACGACAATTTCGCGGCTGTCACGGGCGTATTCGACAACGATCCCAATGAAGTGGCCGGCGCGGTAAAGGATCTCAACGACGTTGTCGTGAAGGCGCAGCGGTTCGTCGCCGACAATCGGGAGGCCGTTGGCGCAGCGGCCGACAAGCTCGCACCGGTGACCCAGGCGCTCATCGAGAGCATCGACGACATCAAACAGCTACTTCATGTCGCGCCCAACTCGTTGGCCAACTTCACATCGATCTACGAGCCCGCAGGCGGCGCTCTGACCGGCGCACTGGCTGTGAACAACTTCTCCAATCCCATCCAGTTCCTGTGTGGGGCAATCCAAGCTGCTTCCCGCCTGGGCAGTGAGCAGGCAGCGAAGCTGTGTGTCCAGTACTTGGCGCCGATAGTCAAGAACCGCCAATTCAACTTCCCGCCGTTCGGTGCGAATCCGTTCGTCGGTGCGCAGGCGCGCCCCAACGAGGTGACCTTCAGTGAGGACTGGCTGCGCCCGCTGACCGAGGCAGGTCGGGTCCGTGACTTCTACGAAGGGACACCGCAACCGGCTGCTGCGCCGGATGTTCCGTCGCCCACCCCCATGCCGGGTGCGGCCGAGGCGTCGACGCCAACCGCGGGCGAGCCCGCGCAGACCGATCCCAACTCCGGTTTGGCCGGGATGATGCTGCCCGCTGGAGGGGGTTCATGA
- a CDS encoding MCE family protein produces MDQLTRTVKIQIVVFIVIALASTVAVGLNYMHLPSLLFGAGRYTVSLELPQSGNLYATGNVTYRGTEVGRVTSVHLTETGVQAELSLKSGIAIPSDLKAEVHSQNAVGEQYVALLPQDGASPPLKDGDVIPVSRTSVPPNLNGLLDATNRGLEAIPNDNLKTLIDESYTAFGGLGPEFSRFVSSATALATGAKENIGDLTGLVDNAAPVLDAQADSSDSIQAWASHLASITGQLQTQDPAVSGILAHGGSAAEDARALVDRLKPTLPVILANMVTLGNVAVVYQADIEQLLVLLPQAVAMMQGGLVANKNSKHPGLFLDFNLNINLPPPCTTGFLPAQQMRPPSALDVPDRPAGEVYCRRPQDSIWNVRGARNIPCETRPGKRAATVKECESDEPYVPLNDGMNWKGDPNATSSGQDIPQVPPSPASPAPPVPGIAAAQYDPATGTFIGPDGKAYTQTNLAAEGPKEHTWQSMLMPSPLP; encoded by the coding sequence ATGGACCAGCTGACCAGAACCGTCAAGATCCAGATCGTGGTGTTCATCGTGATCGCCCTCGCCTCAACTGTGGCAGTGGGACTGAACTACATGCACCTGCCGTCCTTACTGTTCGGCGCGGGCCGCTACACCGTGAGCTTGGAGCTGCCGCAATCGGGAAATCTTTATGCCACCGGCAATGTCACCTACCGAGGCACCGAGGTGGGGCGTGTGACGTCGGTGCATCTGACGGAGACCGGCGTGCAAGCCGAGCTGAGTCTGAAGTCGGGGATTGCGATTCCCAGTGACCTGAAAGCTGAAGTCCACAGCCAGAATGCTGTCGGCGAGCAGTATGTTGCGTTGCTTCCGCAGGATGGCGCATCGCCACCTTTGAAGGACGGTGACGTCATACCGGTGAGTCGAACGAGCGTTCCGCCCAACCTGAACGGATTGCTCGACGCGACGAACAGAGGCCTCGAGGCCATTCCGAATGACAATCTCAAGACCCTGATCGATGAGAGCTACACGGCATTCGGTGGTCTGGGGCCGGAGTTCTCCCGCTTTGTCAGTAGTGCCACGGCGCTCGCCACCGGCGCCAAGGAGAATATCGGTGACCTTACCGGCCTTGTCGACAACGCGGCCCCGGTGCTGGATGCGCAGGCTGACTCCTCGGATTCCATCCAGGCGTGGGCGTCACACCTCGCTTCCATCACCGGCCAACTTCAAACGCAGGACCCGGCGGTATCGGGCATATTGGCGCATGGGGGATCGGCCGCCGAGGATGCCCGCGCTCTTGTCGACCGGCTGAAGCCAACTCTGCCGGTGATCCTTGCCAACATGGTCACGTTGGGCAACGTGGCCGTGGTCTACCAGGCCGACATCGAACAATTGCTGGTGCTCCTTCCGCAGGCCGTCGCGATGATGCAAGGCGGGCTGGTGGCCAACAAGAACAGCAAGCACCCAGGGTTGTTCCTGGATTTCAATCTCAACATCAACCTACCGCCGCCCTGCACCACCGGCTTCTTGCCCGCCCAACAAATGCGTCCGCCCTCCGCGCTCGACGTTCCTGATCGTCCTGCCGGTGAGGTCTACTGCCGCAGACCGCAGGACTCGATCTGGAATGTTCGCGGTGCGCGGAACATCCCGTGCGAGACAAGGCCGGGTAAACGTGCCGCCACGGTCAAAGAGTGCGAGAGCGATGAGCCCTACGTGCCTCTCAACGACGGGATGAACTGGAAAGGCGATCCCAACGCGACCTCGTCCGGGCAGGATATTCCTCAGGTGCCGCCCTCGCCGGCCTCGCCGGCGCCTCCGGTGCCTGGGATCGCTGCAGCGCAATATGACCCAGCGACGGGCACCTTCATCGGACCGGACGGGAAGGCTTACACCCAGACCAATCTCGCCGCCGAAGGCCCCAAGGAGCACACGTGGCAGTCCATGCTGATGCCGTCGCCGCTGCCCTGA
- a CDS encoding MCE family protein — MKRFSERNPIIIGAVSIAVIAALVLFGLTYDKLPFLGGERTYSAYFADAAALRTGADVEVSGSKVGKVTAVSLDGSKARVEFTVSRDISLGDRTEAAIKTETLLGTKVVAITPRGTGALAATIPLERTTSPYLLPAALGDLTKTISGLNTNELSDSLKTLSEVFQNTPPELRAAVDGVSRLSQTINNRDEQLRNLLSSAHTATGVLRQRTDQIVGLVRNGNALLTELRAQSGALDQISTNISAMARALSTVIDDNRTQLPPMLDKLNTVLAVIEKHKQDLQRSIKLNIAYALSLGESVSSGPFFNAYLVNLLPGQFIQPFVDAAFSDLGLDPSTLLPSQLVDPQTGQQATPALPVPFPRTGQGGEPHLNLPDAITGKPGDPRYPYREPLPAPPPGGPPPGPPAQPAPSVGGATDPTGPQPVFQPAPNEVPATPQATASAPSPQQPASEEGR, encoded by the coding sequence ATGAAACGGTTCTCAGAACGAAATCCGATCATCATCGGAGCGGTGTCGATCGCGGTCATCGCGGCATTGGTCCTCTTCGGCCTGACCTACGACAAGTTGCCGTTTCTCGGCGGAGAACGCACCTACAGCGCCTACTTCGCCGATGCAGCAGCCCTGAGAACCGGTGCCGACGTCGAGGTCTCCGGATCGAAGGTCGGTAAGGTCACGGCTGTCTCCCTTGACGGGAGCAAGGCCCGCGTCGAGTTCACCGTTAGTCGAGACATCTCACTGGGGGACCGTACCGAGGCTGCCATCAAGACCGAGACGCTGCTGGGGACAAAGGTTGTGGCCATCACTCCTCGCGGTACGGGCGCCCTGGCCGCCACTATTCCCCTGGAGCGCACGACTTCTCCGTACCTTCTGCCCGCCGCGCTCGGCGATCTGACCAAGACGATCAGCGGGCTCAACACCAACGAGCTTTCCGACTCGCTGAAGACACTGTCAGAGGTCTTCCAGAACACACCGCCCGAACTACGCGCAGCAGTCGACGGTGTGTCGCGGCTGTCGCAGACGATCAACAATCGTGATGAGCAGTTGCGGAACCTGCTCAGCAGTGCCCACACAGCCACCGGCGTGCTGCGCCAACGCACCGATCAGATAGTTGGTTTGGTCCGGAACGGGAACGCCCTTCTTACCGAGTTGCGGGCACAAAGCGGCGCGCTGGACCAGATCTCGACCAATATCTCGGCGATGGCGCGGGCACTCTCGACGGTGATCGACGACAACAGAACGCAGTTGCCGCCCATGCTGGACAAGCTGAACACAGTCTTGGCCGTGATCGAAAAGCATAAGCAGGACTTGCAGCGGTCCATCAAGCTGAACATCGCGTATGCGTTGTCGCTCGGTGAATCCGTGAGCTCGGGCCCGTTCTTCAACGCCTACTTGGTCAATCTGCTGCCAGGGCAGTTCATCCAGCCGTTCGTCGATGCAGCGTTCTCTGACCTGGGTCTGGACCCGAGCACACTGCTGCCGTCCCAGCTGGTCGATCCGCAGACGGGGCAGCAAGCAACCCCGGCATTGCCGGTGCCCTTCCCCCGCACCGGTCAGGGCGGCGAGCCGCATCTCAACCTGCCTGACGCGATCACCGGCAAGCCGGGTGATCCGCGCTACCCGTATCGCGAACCCCTGCCGGCTCCGCCACCGGGTGGGCCACCGCCCGGTCCGCCGGCACAACCAGCGCCCTCCGTCGGCGGTGCCACTGATCCGACTGGACCTCAGCCCGTCTTCCAGCCGGCCCCCAATGAGGTCCCGGCCACGCCGCAGGCAACCGCTTCGGCACCGAGTCCACAGCAGCCGGCGTCGGAGGAGGGTCGATGA